In one Columba livia isolate bColLiv1 breed racing homer chromosome 23, bColLiv1.pat.W.v2, whole genome shotgun sequence genomic region, the following are encoded:
- the LOC135576099 gene encoding feather keratin 1-like, which produces MSCYNPCLPCQSSGPTPLANSCNEPCVRQCQDSHVYIQPSPVVVTLPGPILSSFPQNTAVGSSTSAAVGSILSSQGVPINSGGFGLSGLGSGICGTRRCFPC; this is translated from the coding sequence atgtcctgctacaacccgtgcctgccctgccagtcCTCTGGCCCaaccccgctggccaacagctgcaatgagccctgtgtcaggcagtgccaggactcccaTGTTTACATCCAGCCGTCCcctgtggtggtgaccctgcccggccccatcctcagctccttcccgcaGAACACCGCCGTGGGATCCTCCACCTCCGCTGCcgttggcagcatcctcagctctcagGGAGTGCCCATCAACTCCGGGGGCTTTGGCCTGTCTGGCTTGGGCAGCGGCATTTGTGGCACGAGGAGGTGTTTCCCCTGCTAA